The following proteins are encoded in a genomic region of Shinella zoogloeoides:
- a CDS encoding DUF58 domain-containing protein, translating into MASVGQIVQPTPTRDVLSRAQARAALVPDCMVEAQRLANTVIAGWHGRRKRGIGENFWQFRPYVDGESLSRIDWRRSARDDHTYVRDREWEAAHTVWIWADLSPSMMYKSTFGAVSKESRALVLMLALAEILARSGERIGCPGIMEPIAARNAAERLATALMHNPAAGGLPDTAMIRGNSDIVLIGDFLDPVADVMDRLGPLARRGLRGHVVEVADPAEELFPYAGRTEFTDPESGMKLTAGRAETLKDDYARAYAARRESLADNLRHLGWSFITHRTDRLASEALVAVHAYLSGLPAMKTEGIGR; encoded by the coding sequence GTCCAACCGACCCCGACCCGCGACGTGCTCTCGCGGGCGCAGGCCCGTGCCGCCCTCGTTCCCGACTGCATGGTGGAGGCCCAGCGCCTCGCCAACACGGTGATCGCCGGCTGGCACGGCCGGCGCAAGCGCGGCATCGGCGAGAATTTCTGGCAGTTCCGCCCCTATGTCGACGGCGAGAGCCTGTCGCGCATCGACTGGCGGCGCTCGGCCCGCGACGACCATACCTATGTGCGCGACCGCGAATGGGAGGCCGCCCACACCGTCTGGATCTGGGCCGATCTTTCCCCCTCGATGATGTACAAGTCCACCTTCGGCGCCGTCTCGAAGGAGAGCCGCGCGCTCGTCCTCATGCTGGCGCTCGCCGAAATCCTCGCCCGCTCCGGCGAGCGCATCGGCTGCCCCGGCATCATGGAGCCCATCGCCGCGCGCAACGCCGCCGAGCGCCTCGCGACCGCCCTGATGCACAATCCCGCGGCCGGTGGCCTGCCGGACACCGCCATGATCCGCGGCAACAGCGATATCGTGCTGATCGGCGATTTCCTCGATCCCGTCGCGGACGTGATGGACCGCCTCGGCCCCCTCGCCCGGCGCGGCCTGCGCGGCCATGTCGTCGAGGTCGCGGATCCGGCGGAAGAGCTCTTCCCCTATGCCGGCCGCACCGAATTCACCGATCCCGAGAGCGGCATGAAGCTGACGGCCGGCCGCGCCGAGACGCTGAAGGACGACTATGCCCGCGCCTATGCCGCGCGCCGCGAGAGCCTTGCCGACAACCTCCGCCATCTCGGCTGGAGCTTCATCACCCACCGCACAGACCGCCTCGCCTCCGAGGCACTGGTCGCTGTGCATGCCTATCTTTCCGGCCTACCGGCGATGAAGACGGAGGGCATTGGCCGATGA
- a CDS encoding DUF4159 domain-containing protein, translated as MSAFAFAFPAVLTALVLLPVIWWLLRLTPPKPVTEVFPPFAILASILKREETPAQSPWWLTLLRMLMAAAVILAIADPVFNPRTSTLATGGPLVLVVDNSWAAATDWKQRVETASMLIDDAEGRDLPVSLVLTADRQQDAVPVDAVTARNRLAAAEPRPLPADRKAAVAALHTALDGASPGTIAFITDGMAGEATDDTVAALQALSPADFRLIAGDGAPAVAITAASNGADALSVTLTRLDGGPARSLPLTAHDGHGRPIAAGTADFAAGATTTTGTITAPFELRNDFARITVDGLANAGGAYLLDDGFRRRRVAFLSGEVVDNTQPLLSPLHYINRALAPYADLIEPSIADLSVAIPELLEQNPSVLIMADIGRLPGDVQDKVKRWIEGGGMLIRFAGPRLAAAPADDPLVPVMLRKGERALGGALSWSEPQPLSAYPANSPFFGMHAPENILVKRQVLAEPTPDLADRTWASLADGTPLVTTGPLGAGSIVLFHVSAETGWSNLPLSGDFVEMLRRTVQLSRSSGASAKSGEQAKGLPPYRLMTAGGTLAAATGEARPLVVDGAKKIASFDNPPGLYGTEDGYVAHNLFPPGHEIRPLALPEGASIQREPLAGKETWSLKPYLFTLAALLLLADCAIVLLMGGAFAAAARSVPKRGATAAMLLALAAGTLAGLPSESRANDARPGDEVLMSRLDTTHLAYVVTGESDVDRISERGLAGLTEFLTYRTTLEPGEPVGVDISRDELALYPIIYWPVSASAEMPSSTAISRIDAYMRNGGTVLFDTRDQFTSLDGNATSPNTERLQAILANLDIPPLEPVPADHVLTKAFYLLSNFPGRYAGGPLWIEAELDRKEDPSRPARAGDGVSPIMITGNDFAGAWAIDANGMPLLPTVPPDDVQRDHAFRAGVNIMMYMLTGNYKADQVHVPALLERLGQ; from the coding sequence ATGAGCGCTTTCGCCTTCGCCTTTCCCGCCGTGCTGACCGCGCTGGTGCTTTTGCCCGTCATCTGGTGGCTGCTGCGCCTGACGCCGCCCAAGCCCGTCACCGAGGTCTTCCCGCCCTTCGCCATCCTCGCCTCGATCCTCAAGCGCGAGGAGACGCCGGCGCAGAGCCCCTGGTGGCTGACGCTGCTGCGCATGCTGATGGCCGCCGCCGTCATCCTCGCCATCGCCGACCCGGTCTTCAACCCGCGCACCAGCACGCTGGCGACCGGCGGCCCGCTCGTCCTCGTCGTGGACAACAGCTGGGCCGCCGCCACTGACTGGAAGCAGCGCGTCGAGACCGCCTCCATGCTGATCGACGATGCCGAAGGCCGCGACCTGCCGGTCTCGCTGGTGCTGACCGCCGACCGCCAGCAGGATGCCGTGCCGGTCGATGCCGTGACGGCCCGCAACCGCCTCGCCGCCGCCGAGCCGCGCCCGCTGCCGGCCGACCGCAAGGCGGCCGTTGCCGCGCTGCACACCGCGCTCGACGGCGCAAGCCCCGGCACCATCGCCTTCATCACCGACGGCATGGCGGGCGAGGCGACCGACGACACGGTCGCGGCCCTGCAGGCCCTCTCCCCGGCCGACTTCCGCCTGATCGCAGGCGATGGCGCACCCGCCGTCGCCATCACCGCGGCGTCCAACGGGGCGGATGCGCTTTCCGTCACCCTCACCCGCCTCGACGGCGGCCCGGCGCGCAGCCTGCCGCTGACGGCGCATGACGGCCACGGCCGGCCGATCGCTGCCGGCACCGCCGATTTCGCCGCCGGCGCGACGACCACGACCGGCACGATCACCGCGCCCTTCGAACTGCGCAACGATTTCGCCCGCATCACCGTCGACGGGCTCGCCAATGCCGGCGGCGCCTATCTCCTGGACGACGGCTTCCGCCGCCGCCGCGTCGCCTTCCTTTCCGGCGAGGTGGTGGACAATACCCAGCCGCTGCTTTCGCCGCTGCACTATATCAACCGCGCCCTCGCGCCCTATGCCGACCTGATCGAGCCGAGCATCGCCGACCTCTCGGTCGCGATCCCCGAACTGCTCGAGCAGAACCCCTCCGTGCTCATCATGGCCGATATCGGCCGCCTGCCGGGCGACGTGCAGGACAAGGTGAAGCGCTGGATCGAAGGCGGCGGCATGCTGATCCGCTTCGCCGGCCCGCGCCTTGCCGCCGCGCCCGCCGACGACCCGCTGGTGCCCGTCATGCTGCGCAAGGGCGAGCGCGCGCTCGGCGGCGCGCTCTCCTGGTCCGAGCCGCAGCCGCTATCGGCCTATCCCGCGAACAGCCCCTTCTTCGGCATGCACGCGCCGGAAAACATCCTCGTCAAGCGCCAGGTGCTCGCCGAGCCGACGCCGGACCTTGCCGACCGCACCTGGGCAAGCCTTGCCGACGGCACGCCGCTGGTGACGACCGGCCCGCTCGGCGCGGGCAGCATCGTGCTCTTCCATGTCAGCGCGGAGACCGGCTGGTCCAACCTGCCGCTTTCGGGCGATTTCGTGGAAATGCTCCGCCGCACCGTGCAGCTCTCGCGCAGCAGCGGCGCCTCGGCGAAGAGCGGCGAACAGGCGAAGGGCCTGCCGCCCTACCGCCTGATGACCGCGGGCGGCACGCTCGCCGCGGCGACCGGCGAGGCAAGGCCGCTCGTCGTGGACGGCGCGAAAAAGATCGCCAGCTTCGACAACCCGCCCGGCCTCTACGGCACGGAGGACGGCTATGTCGCGCACAACCTCTTCCCACCCGGCCATGAAATCCGCCCGCTCGCGCTTCCCGAAGGCGCTTCCATCCAGCGCGAGCCGCTCGCCGGCAAGGAGACCTGGTCGCTGAAACCCTATCTCTTCACCCTCGCCGCCCTCCTGCTTCTGGCGGACTGCGCCATCGTGCTCCTCATGGGCGGCGCCTTCGCCGCCGCCGCCCGCAGCGTGCCGAAGCGCGGCGCGACCGCCGCCATGCTGCTGGCGCTCGCCGCCGGAACGCTCGCGGGCCTGCCCTCCGAAAGCCGGGCGAACGATGCCAGGCCGGGAGACGAGGTGCTGATGTCGCGGCTCGATACGACACATCTCGCCTATGTCGTCACCGGCGAGAGCGATGTGGACCGCATTTCCGAGCGCGGCCTTGCCGGCCTCACGGAATTCCTCACCTACCGCACCACGCTCGAGCCCGGCGAGCCGGTCGGCGTCGACATTTCGCGCGACGAGCTGGCGCTCTACCCGATCATCTACTGGCCGGTGAGCGCTTCGGCCGAAATGCCCTCCAGCACCGCGATCAGCCGCATCGACGCCTATATGCGCAACGGCGGCACCGTGCTGTTCGACACACGCGACCAGTTCACCTCGCTCGACGGCAATGCGACGAGCCCGAACACCGAACGCCTGCAGGCGATCCTCGCCAATCTCGACATTCCGCCGCTGGAGCCCGTCCCGGCCGATCACGTCCTGACCAAGGCCTTCTACCTGCTCTCCAATTTCCCCGGCCGCTATGCCGGCGGCCCGCTGTGGATCGAGGCGGAGCTCGACCGCAAGGAGGACCCGTCACGCCCAGCCCGCGCGGGCGACGGCGTATCGCCGATCATGATCACCGGCAACGATTTCGCCGGCGCCTGGGCGATCGACGCCAATGGCATGCCGCTCCTGCCGACCGTTCCGCCCGACGATGTGCAGCGCGACCACGCCTTCCGCGCCGGCGTCAACATCATGATGTACATGCTCACCGGCAACTACAAGGCGGACCAGGTGCACGTTCCCGCCCTGCTCGAACGGCTGGGGCAGTGA
- a CDS encoding glyoxalase superfamily protein gives MRDFRDAKAMAKAMRETLAARNIEIGHSEALEIVARQFGVETWNILSAKIEAKPQEDGIAFEQAVPIVRIFDVAKAHEFYLGFLGFSVDWEHRYGENFPLYTQVSRGGLRLHLSEHAGDATPGGNMVVYMTGIRAFQKELIGKDYRYMKPGLEDEGSRLEVTVTDPFQNRIRFMELKG, from the coding sequence ATGCGCGATTTTCGCGATGCCAAGGCCATGGCGAAAGCCATGCGGGAAACGCTGGCCGCCCGCAATATCGAGATCGGCCACAGCGAAGCCCTCGAAATCGTCGCCCGCCAGTTCGGCGTGGAAACCTGGAACATCCTCTCCGCGAAGATCGAGGCGAAGCCGCAGGAAGACGGCATCGCCTTCGAGCAGGCGGTGCCTATCGTGCGCATCTTCGACGTGGCGAAGGCGCATGAATTCTACCTCGGCTTCCTCGGCTTTTCCGTCGACTGGGAGCACCGCTACGGCGAAAACTTCCCGCTCTACACGCAGGTCTCGCGCGGCGGGCTGCGGCTGCATCTTTCCGAACATGCCGGCGACGCCACGCCCGGCGGCAACATGGTCGTCTACATGACGGGCATCCGCGCCTTCCAGAAGGAACTGATCGGCAAGGACTACCGCTACATGAAGCCGGGGCTGGAGGACGAGGGCTCGCGGCTGGAGGTGACGGTGACCGACCCCTTCCAGAACCGCATCCGCTTCATGGAGTTGAAGGGGTAA
- a CDS encoding GNAT family N-acetyltransferase translates to MLKHDIVYLTEDASHDAAIELINEEAFGPGRHVRAAARIREQGPHDLSLSFVCTDDGETIASVRMTPVMAGGVKAHLLGPLAVRPSHKNRGIGRELLRIACAAAKRKGSEAVVLVGDPPYYGPLGFEKVAWNALAFPGPVDPARVLVMPFAADTHERLKGVIAWRA, encoded by the coding sequence ATGCTCAAGCACGATATCGTCTACCTGACGGAAGATGCCTCCCACGACGCCGCCATCGAACTGATCAACGAGGAAGCCTTCGGCCCCGGCCGGCATGTCCGCGCCGCCGCGCGCATCCGCGAGCAGGGACCGCACGACCTCTCGCTCTCCTTCGTCTGCACGGATGACGGCGAGACGATCGCCTCCGTGCGCATGACGCCCGTCATGGCCGGCGGGGTGAAGGCGCATCTTCTCGGCCCGCTCGCCGTCAGGCCCTCGCACAAGAACCGGGGCATCGGCCGGGAGCTGCTGCGCATCGCCTGCGCCGCAGCCAAGCGGAAGGGCTCGGAGGCCGTGGTCCTCGTCGGCGATCCACCCTATTACGGCCCGCTTGGCTTCGAGAAGGTGGCGTGGAATGCGCTGGCGTTTCCCGGTCCGGTGGATCCGGCGCGGGTGCTTGTCATGCCCTTCGCGGCGGATACGCATGAGCGGCTGAAGGGCGTCATCGCCTGGCGGGCGTGA
- a CDS encoding glutathione S-transferase family protein, producing the protein MGMLVDGVWHDVWYDTKSTKGHFQRSVSQFRNWITRDGAPGPTGEGGFAAEAGRYHLYVSLACPWAHRTLIFRKLKKLEDLITVSVVDPLMLSKGWEFKGENGGTLDPLFGASALYEVYLKADPHYSGRVTVPVLWDKKQNRMVSNESAEIIRMFNSAFDRITGSREDFYPEPLRAEIDALNDSIYDTVNNGVYKAGFATTQEAYEGNVTKLFAMLDSLEERLSTRRYLTGERITEADWRLFTTLVRFDPVYVGHFKCNIRRIADYPNLYGYLRELYQVPGVADTVNMRHIKEHYYRSHVTINPTGVVPVGPQIDLASPHGREGLKAA; encoded by the coding sequence ATGGGCATGCTCGTTGACGGCGTCTGGCATGACGTCTGGTACGATACGAAATCGACGAAGGGCCATTTCCAGCGCTCCGTCTCGCAGTTCCGCAACTGGATCACGCGGGACGGCGCGCCCGGCCCGACGGGCGAAGGCGGCTTTGCGGCGGAAGCCGGCCGCTACCATCTCTATGTCTCGCTTGCCTGTCCCTGGGCGCACCGCACGCTGATCTTCCGCAAGCTGAAGAAGCTGGAAGACCTGATCACCGTGTCCGTCGTCGATCCGCTGATGCTGTCGAAGGGGTGGGAATTCAAGGGCGAGAACGGCGGCACGCTCGATCCGCTGTTCGGCGCGTCCGCGCTCTACGAAGTCTACCTCAAGGCCGATCCGCACTATTCCGGCCGCGTCACGGTGCCGGTCCTGTGGGACAAGAAGCAGAACCGCATGGTCTCGAACGAATCGGCCGAGATCATCCGCATGTTCAACTCCGCCTTCGACCGGATCACCGGCTCGCGCGAGGACTTCTATCCGGAGCCCCTGCGCGCCGAGATCGACGCGCTGAACGACAGCATCTACGACACCGTCAACAACGGCGTCTACAAGGCCGGCTTCGCGACGACGCAGGAGGCCTATGAAGGCAATGTCACGAAGCTCTTCGCCATGCTGGACAGCCTGGAAGAACGGCTTTCGACCAGGCGCTACCTCACCGGCGAGCGCATCACCGAAGCCGACTGGCGGCTCTTCACGACGCTGGTGCGCTTCGACCCGGTCTATGTCGGCCATTTCAAGTGCAACATCCGCCGCATCGCCGATTATCCGAACCTCTACGGGTATCTTCGCGAGCTCTACCAGGTGCCGGGCGTCGCCGACACGGTGAACATGCGCCACATCAAGGAGCACTATTACCGCAGCCACGTCACGATCAACCCGACGGGCGTGGTGCCGGTCGGCCCGCAGATCGACCTCGCCTCCCCGCATGGCCGCGAGGGGCTGAAGGCGGCCTGA
- a CDS encoding NUDIX domain-containing protein produces MDDDAPPTRSPFVKLVTRVLHVYFALSRGMTMGVRAACFDEAGRIFLVRHSYVPGWHLPGGGIERGETALEALAKEMREEGNLVIGGPPQLLHIYFNRQTSKRDHVLLYRCDGVTQTGPRFKDREIVEAGFFALDALPAATTAATRRRLAEIAGEAPFADFW; encoded by the coding sequence ATGGATGACGACGCCCCGCCGACCAGAAGCCCGTTCGTGAAGCTCGTGACGCGCGTGCTGCATGTCTATTTCGCGCTGTCGCGCGGCATGACCATGGGCGTGCGCGCTGCCTGCTTCGACGAGGCCGGCCGGATCTTCCTCGTGCGCCACAGCTATGTGCCCGGCTGGCATCTGCCGGGCGGCGGCATCGAGCGGGGGGAGACGGCGCTGGAGGCGCTGGCCAAGGAGATGCGGGAGGAGGGGAACCTCGTCATCGGCGGGCCGCCGCAGCTCCTCCATATCTATTTCAACCGGCAGACCAGCAAGCGCGATCACGTCCTGCTCTACCGTTGCGATGGCGTCACGCAGACGGGGCCGCGCTTCAAGGACCGGGAGATCGTCGAGGCCGGCTTCTTCGCGCTCGACGCCCTGCCGGCCGCGACCACCGCGGCCACCCGCCGGCGGCTCGCGGAAATCGCAGGCGAAGCGCCCTTCGCGGATTTCTGGTAG
- a CDS encoding metallophosphoesterase, which translates to MFRLAHISDVHLGPLPALTFLELFSKRITGFVNWHRNRRRHLFTNTLDIVLEDIERQAPDHLAITGDLVNLASSLEIAAVKHWLPEAGAPENVSVVPGNHDAYVRGAYEKSTRAWYPYMRGDAAPAEWQEDTHVFPYLRVRGQVAIIGCSTAVATPPFSASGYFGSRQARETVNMLRAAGEAGLFRVVLIHHPPIRGATAFHKRMIGIRRFAATISTGGAELVLHGHTHLNTVNWLPGQTKPVPVVGIASASQGPGGHKPPAGYNLFSISGAPGDWTIERERYALTPDGLALSLAETTRF; encoded by the coding sequence ATGTTCAGACTTGCCCATATATCGGACGTCCATCTCGGGCCGCTGCCGGCCCTCACCTTCCTGGAACTGTTCTCCAAGCGCATCACCGGCTTCGTGAACTGGCATCGCAACCGCCGCCGGCACCTCTTCACCAACACGCTGGACATCGTGCTCGAGGATATCGAGCGGCAGGCTCCCGATCATCTCGCCATCACCGGCGACCTCGTCAATCTCGCCTCTTCGCTGGAGATCGCCGCCGTCAAGCACTGGCTGCCGGAGGCCGGCGCGCCGGAAAACGTCTCGGTCGTGCCCGGCAACCACGACGCCTATGTGCGCGGCGCCTACGAGAAATCGACGCGCGCCTGGTATCCCTACATGCGCGGCGACGCCGCCCCCGCCGAATGGCAGGAGGACACGCACGTCTTCCCTTATCTCCGCGTGCGCGGCCAGGTGGCGATCATCGGCTGTTCGACGGCCGTCGCCACCCCGCCCTTTTCCGCCTCGGGCTATTTCGGCAGCCGGCAGGCGCGCGAGACGGTGAACATGCTGCGCGCGGCGGGCGAGGCCGGCCTCTTCCGCGTCGTGCTCATCCATCACCCGCCGATCCGCGGCGCGACGGCCTTCCACAAGCGCATGATCGGCATCCGCCGCTTCGCCGCGACCATCTCGACCGGCGGGGCGGAACTCGTGCTGCACGGCCATACCCATCTCAACACGGTGAACTGGCTGCCCGGCCAGACCAAGCCGGTTCCGGTCGTCGGCATCGCCTCCGCCTCGCAGGGGCCCGGCGGCCACAAGCCGCCGGCCGGCTACAACCTCTTCTCGATTTCCGGCGCGCCGGGCGACTGGACCATCGAGCGCGAGCGTTATGCCCTGACGCCGGACGGGCTGGCCCTGTCGCTTGCCGAGACGACGCGCTTTTGA
- a CDS encoding RNA polymerase sigma factor, protein MRPTAESNEFRRELVNLLPKLRRFAMTLTRNGSDADDLVQEACERAITRSHLWNGEGRLESWVYAMTRNLWVDEIRKRKVRTGSGTVDVAEQDSLHVDASADKAVYAKQLHKLIMTMPEGLSSVFLLVNVEGHSYRDAADILGIPIGTVMSRLSAARIRLAAMISEQAERRA, encoded by the coding sequence ATGCGTCCGACGGCAGAATCGAATGAGTTCCGGCGAGAATTGGTCAATTTGCTGCCGAAGCTGCGCCGTTTCGCCATGACGCTGACGCGCAATGGCAGCGATGCCGACGACCTCGTGCAGGAAGCATGTGAGAGGGCCATCACGCGAAGCCATCTCTGGAACGGGGAAGGCCGGCTGGAAAGCTGGGTTTATGCCATGACGCGCAATCTCTGGGTGGACGAGATCCGCAAGCGAAAGGTCCGCACAGGGTCCGGCACTGTAGATGTTGCCGAGCAGGACAGCCTGCATGTCGACGCATCGGCCGACAAGGCGGTCTATGCCAAACAGTTGCACAAATTGATCATGACGATGCCGGAGGGCCTTTCGAGTGTCTTCCTGCTGGTGAATGTCGAAGGGCACAGCTACCGGGACGCGGCGGATATCCTCGGGATACCGATCGGCACGGTGATGAGCCGGCTCTCGGCAGCCCGCATCAGGCTCGCGGCCATGATCTCCGAACAGGCAGAAAGGAGGGCCTGA
- a CDS encoding anti-sigma factor family protein has translation MESTRGLPLEVRLSAYLDGQLPEEEVEEINVLLAADDEARAVYEKLKLGSEFGARAFDRMLQEPIPLDLVRNIKEAGRNEEEAPKLGFVGAPVAAVPAGRRSAFWPQALAASLVIFLSGGAVGYLISEQKQTAFQAASNQFAPARTWLDDIADYHRIYSRQARHLVEVPANDAAHIVEWLSASTGVKFQLPDLSAEKLTFEGARLLVAGGKPTAQLLYRDTDNEVFAICFLQSEPIDGKTSLAESMRNDIGLVSWQKGNASYVVVGPSADPNLERIAEAVSTTI, from the coding sequence GTGGAAAGCACACGGGGTCTCCCGCTCGAGGTTCGGTTGTCCGCCTATCTCGATGGCCAGTTGCCGGAGGAGGAAGTCGAGGAGATCAACGTCCTCCTCGCCGCCGACGACGAGGCCCGCGCCGTCTATGAAAAGCTCAAGCTCGGCAGCGAGTTCGGCGCACGCGCCTTCGACAGGATGCTGCAGGAGCCGATCCCGCTCGACCTCGTGCGCAACATCAAGGAAGCTGGCCGGAACGAGGAGGAAGCGCCGAAGCTCGGTTTTGTCGGAGCGCCCGTCGCCGCCGTGCCGGCAGGCCGCCGCAGCGCCTTCTGGCCGCAGGCGCTCGCCGCATCGCTGGTGATCTTCCTGTCCGGCGGCGCCGTCGGCTATTTGATCTCCGAACAGAAGCAGACCGCCTTCCAGGCCGCCAGCAACCAGTTCGCCCCGGCCCGCACCTGGCTCGACGACATCGCCGACTACCACCGCATCTATTCGCGCCAGGCGCGCCATCTGGTGGAAGTGCCGGCCAACGACGCGGCGCATATCGTGGAATGGCTCTCGGCCAGCACGGGCGTGAAGTTCCAGCTTCCCGACCTTTCGGCGGAAAAGCTGACGTTCGAGGGCGCCCGCCTGCTCGTCGCCGGCGGCAAGCCGACCGCGCAACTCCTCTATCGGGACACCGACAACGAGGTCTTCGCCATCTGTTTCCTGCAAAGCGAGCCAATCGACGGCAAGACGTCGCTTGCCGAGAGCATGCGCAACGACATCGGCCTCGTCTCCTGGCAAAAGGGCAACGCTTCCTACGTCGTCGTCGGCCCCTCGGCCGACCCGAACCTGGAGCGCATCGCCGAGGCGGTTTCCACCACCATCTAG
- the leuA gene encoding 2-isopropylmalate synthase produces MIVKTHTPKQGMPDAATKYQAYPTISIPDRTWPGKTITEAPIWCSVDLRDGNQSLVNPMGHDRKARMFQLLLDMGFKEIEIGFPSASQTDFDFARWCVEEGNVSDDVSLQVLVQCRPELITRTFEALEGAHRPIIHFYNSTSELQRRVVFAKDVAGIKQIATDAAKMITDMAARAGGGYRFEYSPESFTGTELEVALEICNAVVEIVKPTADNKLILNLPSTVEMATPNIYADQIEWMCRNIDNRENVIVSLHPHNDRGTGIAATELALMAGADRVEGTLFGNGERTGNVDVVTLALNMYTQGIDPKLDCSDIERIKAVYEYSNEMVIPERHPYVGELVYTAFSGSHQDAINKGMKAIKKANKPLWEVPYLPIDPQDVGRSYEAIIRINSQSGKGGIAYILQEDYGINLPRNLQVEFREEIQRITDEEGVELPSKRIHEQFMQRYVTQPGTRLRFVDHHTYPDGEQKGTRIVAAEITDGGEVKRIEGRGTGPIDGFINALSIYLGIPMSVADYSEHSLQHGSNAAAIAYVEVEHPGGKLFGVGINTNIVTASLEAIVSAANRVLATRG; encoded by the coding sequence ATGATTGTGAAGACCCACACGCCCAAGCAGGGCATGCCCGATGCAGCAACCAAGTATCAGGCCTATCCGACGATCAGCATCCCGGACCGCACCTGGCCCGGCAAGACGATCACCGAGGCGCCGATCTGGTGTTCGGTGGACCTGCGCGACGGCAACCAGTCGCTGGTCAACCCGATGGGCCACGACCGCAAGGCCCGCATGTTCCAGCTCCTGCTCGACATGGGCTTCAAGGAAATCGAGATCGGCTTCCCCTCGGCTTCGCAGACCGACTTCGACTTCGCCCGCTGGTGCGTCGAGGAGGGCAACGTGTCCGACGACGTCTCGCTGCAGGTGCTGGTCCAGTGCCGGCCGGAGCTGATCACCCGCACCTTCGAGGCGCTGGAAGGCGCGCACAGGCCGATCATCCACTTCTACAACTCGACCAGCGAGTTGCAGCGCCGCGTGGTGTTCGCCAAGGACGTCGCCGGCATCAAGCAGATCGCGACCGACGCGGCCAAGATGATCACCGACATGGCCGCCAGGGCCGGCGGCGGCTACCGCTTCGAATATTCGCCGGAGAGCTTCACCGGTACCGAGCTGGAAGTGGCGCTGGAGATCTGCAACGCCGTCGTCGAGATCGTGAAGCCGACCGCCGACAACAAGCTGATCCTCAACCTGCCCTCCACGGTCGAGATGGCGACGCCCAACATCTATGCCGACCAGATCGAATGGATGTGCCGCAACATCGACAACCGCGAGAACGTCATCGTCTCTCTGCATCCGCACAACGACCGCGGCACCGGCATCGCCGCCACGGAACTTGCCCTGATGGCCGGCGCGGACCGCGTGGAAGGCACGCTCTTCGGCAATGGCGAGCGCACGGGCAATGTCGACGTCGTCACGCTGGCGCTCAATATGTACACGCAGGGCATCGATCCCAAGCTCGACTGCTCCGACATCGAGCGTATCAAGGCCGTCTACGAATATTCCAACGAGATGGTCATCCCCGAGCGTCACCCCTATGTCGGCGAACTGGTCTACACGGCCTTCTCCGGCTCGCACCAGGACGCCATCAACAAGGGCATGAAGGCCATCAAGAAGGCCAACAAGCCGCTCTGGGAAGTGCCTTACCTGCCGATCGACCCGCAGGATGTCGGCCGCTCCTACGAGGCGATCATCCGCATCAACTCGCAGTCCGGCAAGGGCGGCATCGCCTATATCCTGCAGGAAGACTACGGCATCAACCTGCCGCGCAACCTGCAGGTGGAGTTCCGCGAGGAGATCCAGCGCATCACCGACGAGGAAGGCGTGGAGCTTCCCTCCAAGCGCATCCATGAGCAATTCATGCAGCGCTACGTCACGCAGCCGGGCACGCGCCTGCGCTTCGTCGACCATCACACCTATCCCGACGGCGAGCAGAAGGGCACGCGCATCGTCGCGGCGGAAATCACCGACGGCGGCGAGGTGAAGCGCATCGAGGGCAGGGGCACCGGCCCGATCGACGGCTTCATCAATGCGCTGTCGATCTATCTCGGCATCCCCATGTCCGTCGCCGACTATTCCGAGCACTCGCTCCAGCACGGCTCGAACGCGGCGGCCATCGCCTATGTCGAGGTCGAGCATCCGGGCGGCAAGCTCTTCGGCGTCGGCATCAACACGAACATCGTGACCGCCTCGCTGGAAGCCATCGTCTCCGCCGCCAACCGGGTGCTGGCGACGCGCGGCTGA